Below is a genomic region from Chloroflexota bacterium.
CGGTAGTAGAGAAGGTGCGCCAACTTTTTGGCAAGGAGCCGCACAAGGGGGTGAACCCTGATGAGGTGGTGGCTGTTGGGGCGGCCATTCAGGCTGGGGTACTCAAGGGGGAGGTGAAGGATGTCTTACTTTTGGACGTGACCCCCCTCACCCTGGGCATTGAGACCCTGGGAGGGGTGATGACCCCGCTGATCACCCGCAACACGACCATTCCCACGGCCAAGAGTCAGATCTTCACCACGGCCACCGACAATCAGATGAGTGTAGAGATTCATGTTTTGCAGGGGGAGCGTCCCATGGTGGCTGAGAACAAGAGCATTGGGCGCTTCATCCTTGATGGGCTATTGCCTGCTCCGCGGGGGGTGCCCCAGATTGAGGTGACCTTTGATCTTGATGCCAATGGTATCCTCAACGTTTCGGCGCGGGACAAAGGGACGGGGCGGGAGCAGCGCATCACCATCACGGCCTCCAGTGGGCTCGGCAAGGAGGAGGTGGAGCGGATGGTGCGTGAGGCTGAGGCGCATGCGGAGGAAGATCGGCGCAAGCGGGAGGAGATTGAGGTACGCAACCAGGCTGATGGGCTTATTTACAGCACGGAGCGGCTGCTACGTGAGCAGGGGGAGCGGGTGCCGGCTGAGTTACGCGGTGAGGTAGAGGGGAAGGTGAGTGTCCTGCGCGAGGCCCTTGGGGGTACAGATATTGGGGTGGTACGGCGGGCGATGGAGGATCTCTCCCTCTCCCTGCAGCGGATCGGACAGGCTGTCTATGGGCAGGCTGGGGCCAGCCAGGCTGGTGCATCCCAGAGTGGGGGAGAAGGTCCCCAGGAGGGTACCATCGAGGGGGAGTTCCGTGAGGTGTGATTGACAAGGGGCGATGGCTAAGATCCTCGTTGTTGACGACGAGCTTACTTTACTCGAAACGCTCCGCTATAACCTGCGGCGGGAAGGATACGAGGTCTATACAGCTGTCGATGGCTTGCAGGCCCTGGAGATGGCCAGGCGGGAGAAGCCTGAACTGATCATCCTCGATATAATGTTGCCGAAATTGGATGGCTTTGAGGTTTGTCGTATCCTGCGCAAAGAGACGATGGTGCCTATCTTAATGCTTACGGCCAAAGAGGAGGAGATCGATAAGGTTTTAGGTCTGGAATTGGGAGCCGATGATTATATAACTAAGCCCTTCAGCCTGCGCGAGCTGAGCGCACGGATCAAAGCCTCGTTACGACGCGTTCAGATGGTTCAGGAGGCGAAATGGGAAGGGGAGAAAGCCGAAGTGTTGAGGGTAGGGGAATTAGAGCTGAACCTGGCTGAGCACCGCGTTTCCCAGCGAGGATCGGTTATTGATCTGAGGCCAAGAGAGTTCGAACTCTTGGCTTTTTTATTGAGGAATAAAGGTAAGGCCTTCTCCCGTGATACCTTGCTAGAGAGGGTCTGGGGATACGACTATGCTGGGGATACCCGTACGGTGGATGTACATATTCGTTGGTTGCGCGAGAAAATCGAGGATGACCCGAGCACTCCCCGCTATATTCGCACTGTGCGCGGCGTTGGCTACCGCCTGGAGGGATAAAGGGTGTTCGGCCGCATCAGCCAGCGGATAGCTATTCCCTACCTTGCTCTTATCTTCGGCTCCATGCTCACCCTCGGGATATGCTTAGAAGTCTTCGGATATCGGCCGGACCTCACAGGAGTCATCGTAGTCATATTTGCCCTCGTGATGGCTGTGCTGGCCGTCGTTTTGGCCATACTGGTAGCCAGGTCTATTACGAAGCCGATCGAGAAGCTCACTATGATGGCCAGGCAGCTGGCCGCCAGTGACCTGGACCAGGCCGTCAAGGTCTCCTCAGGAGACGAGATTGAAGAGCTAGCTTGGTCCTTCAATCAAATGGCCGAGCGTACCAAGAGGACCATCGACAGCCTTTCCAGTGAACGGAACAGGATAGTGACTCTTCTATCAAGGATGGCCGATGGGGTAGTGATCACCGGCCATGATGGCCGGGTTGCGTTGGTGAATCCAGCCGCGGCCAAGATTTTAGGAATATCATCCGACGTGGTATTGGGACGCTCCTTCATCAAGGCAGTGCGCGATCATGAGTTGCATCAGTTATGGCAACGTTGTCAGCAATCAGGTGAGCAGTTTACCGAGTTGATCCGTCTTGGTCCGGCCAGTCGTTTTGTAAGGGTGACGGCCATGCCTGTCAAGGAGGGTGCCTTTACATCCGGTCTAGTGCTGCTGCAAGATGTGTCGGAGCTGCGCCGTTTGGAGACAACACGCCGGGAGTTTGTAGCGAATATTTCCCACGAGCTACGCACTCCCCTTGCCTCTCTTAAGCTTCTTGTGGAAACTCTCGAGGAAGGCGCGCTGCTGGAGGAGCCAACGACGGCCAGGGAGTTTCTAGGGAAGATCCATCTAGAGATAGATAAGCTTACCCAGCTGGTGAGGGAGCTGCTGGAGTTATCCCGTATCGAGTCGGGGCAGGTGCCGCTGAAGTGGGAAGCGCTAGACATTGGTCACCTTATAGAGGAGGCTGTTGGTCATTTGAGACCTCAGGCGGAAAGGCAAGGCATCGAGCTGAAAATTGTCGCCTCACCACCTCTCCCGAGGCTCTATGCTGATGGCGAGAGGGTGCAGCAGGTGATCGTAAACCTGGTCCATAACGCCATCAAATTCACTCCACCCGGAGGGAAGGTTGAGGTCTTGGTGAGGCCGCAGAGCGAGGCCGTCGTGATCTCGGTGATCGACACGGGGGTAGGTATCCCGGGGGAGGATTTACCACGCATCTTCGAGCGTTTCTATAAGGCGGATAAGTCCAGGTCTTCAGGGGGTACTGGGCTGGGGCTGGCCATCGCCAAACATATCGTCCAGGCACATGGTGGGCGTATCTGGGCCGAGAGTGTAGAGGGGCAAGGTTCCACTTTCAGCTTCACTCTGCCTCTTACAACTGGGGCATAAAATCCTCATCGACGAGCGGGTCTTTGGCTGGACGTCCCCTGCCCTGTGAGGCAATCGGTTAATTTGAACTGTAGGCTTCTGAAATGTTCTCTTTAGGGAGATGGGTATAGATTTGAGTGGTAGTGATACTAGCGTGCCCCAACATCTCCTGAATGGAGTGGAGATCGGCCCCGCTGTGTAGCATGTGAGTGGCGAAGGAATGGCGCAGGATGT
It encodes:
- a CDS encoding cell wall metabolism sensor histidine kinase WalK, translated to MFGRISQRIAIPYLALIFGSMLTLGICLEVFGYRPDLTGVIVVIFALVMAVLAVVLAILVARSITKPIEKLTMMARQLAASDLDQAVKVSSGDEIEELAWSFNQMAERTKRTIDSLSSERNRIVTLLSRMADGVVITGHDGRVALVNPAAAKILGISSDVVLGRSFIKAVRDHELHQLWQRCQQSGEQFTELIRLGPASRFVRVTAMPVKEGAFTSGLVLLQDVSELRRLETTRREFVANISHELRTPLASLKLLVETLEEGALLEEPTTAREFLGKIHLEIDKLTQLVRELLELSRIESGQVPLKWEALDIGHLIEEAVGHLRPQAERQGIELKIVASPPLPRLYADGERVQQVIVNLVHNAIKFTPPGGKVEVLVRPQSEAVVISVIDTGVGIPGEDLPRIFERFYKADKSRSSGGTGLGLAIAKHIVQAHGGRIWAESVEGQGSTFSFTLPLTTGA
- a CDS encoding response regulator transcription factor encodes the protein MAKILVVDDELTLLETLRYNLRREGYEVYTAVDGLQALEMARREKPELIILDIMLPKLDGFEVCRILRKETMVPILMLTAKEEEIDKVLGLELGADDYITKPFSLRELSARIKASLRRVQMVQEAKWEGEKAEVLRVGELELNLAEHRVSQRGSVIDLRPREFELLAFLLRNKGKAFSRDTLLERVWGYDYAGDTRTVDVHIRWLREKIEDDPSTPRYIRTVRGVGYRLEG
- a CDS encoding Hsp70 family protein produces the protein VVEKVRQLFGKEPHKGVNPDEVVAVGAAIQAGVLKGEVKDVLLLDVTPLTLGIETLGGVMTPLITRNTTIPTAKSQIFTTATDNQMSVEIHVLQGERPMVAENKSIGRFILDGLLPAPRGVPQIEVTFDLDANGILNVSARDKGTGREQRITITASSGLGKEEVERMVREAEAHAEEDRRKREEIEVRNQADGLIYSTERLLREQGERVPAELRGEVEGKVSVLREALGGTDIGVVRRAMEDLSLSLQRIGQAVYGQAGASQAGASQSGGEGPQEGTIEGEFREV